The proteins below are encoded in one region of Halocatena salina:
- the gcvPA gene encoding aminomethyl-transferring glycine dehydrogenase subunit GcvPA, protein MTNHDTGSPFAPHTPSETAAMLAAVGVDSEEELFDIPEDVLFDGEFGITRQSEQSVIEETAELLGENDDLTEFLGRGHYDHYVPSWVDHIADRSEFLTSYTQYQPEIAQGFLQALFEYQSILVELTGLPVANCSMYDAATALGEAATLTSRVRAATGETVLVPELLDARRRDVVENYVSGTELNVESYPMDDGNADLTALERRMDEDVALLYAETPTVRGTIEEQLSELGRLAHAADALFCLGTDIVALALLEEPASVGADIVVGEAGSLGLPMSYGMGLGLFACRERFLRQVPGRLVGASNDATDRRAYTLTLQTREQHIRRERATSNICTNQAWVALRTAMCIASHGPDGLVELANDCVTGARELADGLDAIDGVTAPVHDRHHFREFIARVRDAPDVRKRLETRGFAVHAIDDHHLQVCTTETNADERDRLCTAMEEVV, encoded by the coding sequence ATGACGAACCACGATACCGGCAGCCCCTTCGCACCACACACCCCCTCCGAGACGGCAGCGATGCTCGCTGCTGTAGGGGTAGACAGTGAAGAGGAGCTGTTTGATATTCCGGAAGACGTACTGTTCGACGGTGAGTTTGGCATCACTCGCCAGTCGGAACAGTCAGTGATCGAAGAGACAGCGGAACTACTGGGGGAAAACGACGATCTGACGGAGTTTTTGGGTCGTGGGCATTACGACCACTACGTTCCGTCGTGGGTCGACCACATCGCGGACCGGTCGGAGTTTCTCACGAGCTATACGCAGTATCAGCCCGAAATCGCCCAGGGATTCCTACAAGCCCTGTTCGAGTATCAGTCAATACTCGTAGAGTTGACGGGACTTCCCGTAGCGAACTGTTCGATGTACGACGCCGCCACTGCGCTGGGAGAGGCCGCAACCCTCACCAGTCGCGTTCGCGCGGCGACGGGCGAGACGGTGCTCGTCCCCGAGTTGCTCGATGCGCGTCGGCGCGACGTAGTGGAAAACTACGTATCCGGAACCGAGTTGAACGTCGAGTCTTATCCGATGGACGACGGGAACGCCGACCTGACGGCGCTCGAACGCCGGATGGACGAGGACGTTGCGCTGTTGTACGCCGAAACACCCACCGTCCGAGGCACTATCGAAGAGCAACTCTCCGAACTCGGACGGCTCGCACACGCGGCCGACGCACTGTTCTGTCTGGGAACCGATATCGTCGCGCTCGCGCTGTTAGAAGAGCCTGCAAGCGTTGGCGCAGACATCGTCGTTGGAGAAGCGGGATCACTCGGGCTTCCGATGAGCTACGGCATGGGTCTCGGGCTGTTCGCCTGTCGTGAGCGGTTCTTGCGGCAAGTACCGGGTCGGCTCGTCGGTGCCAGCAACGACGCGACGGACAGACGAGCATACACGCTCACACTCCAAACGCGGGAACAACACATCCGCCGGGAACGCGCAACGAGCAACATCTGTACGAATCAGGCGTGGGTCGCGCTCCGAACGGCGATGTGTATCGCATCACACGGCCCCGACGGATTGGTCGAACTCGCAAACGACTGTGTGACGGGGGCACGAGAACTCGCCGACGGATTGGACGCCATCGATGGGGTCACAGCCCCGGTACACGATCGACATCACTTCCGAGAGTTCATCGCTCGCGTTCGGGATGCACCGGACGTACGAAAACGACTGGAGACGCGCGGGTTCGCCGTTCACGCCATCGACGATCACCATCTACAGGTGTGTACGACCGAGACCAACGCGGACGAACGCGACCGTCTCTGCACAGCCATGGAGGAAGTCGTATGA
- a CDS encoding DUF7577 domain-containing protein, which translates to MSALVWGLIVLAVFPLLQIPILIYVARRLEEDDSDDDVPTLAPNPYWIDPNDPQPMLSFDGGTPSSDIDSTLITCPQCGTENDPIYTYCRNCVRRLPTLGWE; encoded by the coding sequence ATGAGTGCGCTGGTGTGGGGGCTTATCGTCCTCGCGGTCTTTCCCTTACTCCAGATCCCTATCCTCATCTACGTCGCTCGCCGTCTGGAAGAGGACGACTCCGACGACGATGTCCCAACCCTTGCCCCGAACCCCTATTGGATCGATCCGAACGATCCCCAGCCGATGCTGTCGTTCGATGGCGGCACTCCCTCGTCGGACATCGACTCGACGCTAATCACGTGTCCCCAGTGTGGCACGGAAAACGATCCGATCTACACGTACTGTCGCAACTGCGTTCGTCGTCTCCCAACGTTGGGATGGGAATGA
- the gcvPB gene encoding aminomethyl-transferring glycine dehydrogenase subunit GcvPB, with protein MRYDQARWTEDEDRYEPLLAEKRSTTVDVGGTESALPEDLTRESLTLPDLSEPELTRHYTRLSAMNYGIENGPFPLGSCTMKYNPSFTEDVAALPSASVHPDRSKASVQGTLELLYRLQEYLGRIGGMDAVTLQPPAGAAGEFTGILIAKAYHENNGNDRTEVIVPDSAHGTNFASAALAGYDVVSLPGGEDGRVDLDALTAAVGDDTAALMLTNPNTLGLFERDITEIADIVHDAGGLLYYDGANLNALLGRARPGDMGFDVMHYNVHKTFATPHGGGGPGAGPVGVTEELTEFLPEPRVRRTDEHGNGFELFTPERSIGRVHGYQGNWLVLLKAYAYIARLGDVGLRDASAKAVLNANYLASQIEYDVPFGPFHHEFVASATNDAADIAKRMLDYGVHPPTTKWPEAVEQALMTEPTEIENRRTLDQLAKAFNAVTAEDEAMIETAPQRTAARRIDQATAARTPRLSWQALDEHDEQ; from the coding sequence ATGAGATACGATCAAGCGCGGTGGACCGAAGACGAGGACCGATACGAACCACTGCTCGCAGAAAAACGATCGACGACGGTCGATGTCGGTGGAACGGAGTCAGCACTCCCGGAGGATCTGACGCGCGAATCGCTCACGCTACCTGACCTCTCCGAGCCAGAGCTGACCCGTCATTACACCCGCCTATCGGCGATGAACTATGGAATCGAGAATGGGCCGTTCCCGCTCGGCTCCTGTACGATGAAGTACAATCCCTCGTTCACTGAGGATGTCGCAGCACTCCCGAGTGCGAGCGTTCATCCTGATCGATCCAAAGCGAGTGTCCAAGGAACGCTCGAACTCCTGTATCGATTGCAGGAGTATCTCGGCCGGATCGGCGGGATGGACGCAGTCACCCTGCAACCGCCGGCAGGAGCGGCAGGTGAGTTCACTGGGATCCTCATCGCCAAGGCCTACCACGAAAACAACGGCAACGACAGGACCGAGGTGATCGTTCCGGACAGCGCCCATGGAACGAACTTCGCCAGCGCAGCGCTCGCGGGGTACGACGTAGTGAGCCTCCCCGGCGGCGAGGACGGGCGGGTCGATCTCGACGCGCTCACGGCAGCTGTTGGCGATGATACTGCCGCACTGATGTTGACGAACCCGAACACGCTAGGGCTGTTCGAACGCGATATCACCGAGATCGCCGACATCGTGCACGACGCCGGTGGGCTGTTGTACTACGACGGTGCGAACCTGAACGCGCTGCTCGGACGGGCACGCCCCGGTGATATGGGCTTCGACGTGATGCACTACAACGTTCACAAAACGTTTGCGACGCCCCACGGCGGCGGTGGTCCGGGTGCCGGTCCCGTCGGCGTCACTGAGGAACTCACAGAGTTCCTTCCCGAACCCCGGGTGAGACGGACAGACGAACACGGAAACGGATTCGAGCTGTTCACGCCCGAGCGATCGATCGGACGCGTTCACGGCTATCAAGGCAACTGGCTGGTGTTGCTCAAAGCCTACGCGTACATCGCCCGACTCGGGGACGTCGGGCTCCGGGATGCGAGCGCCAAGGCGGTGTTGAACGCGAACTATCTCGCCAGCCAGATCGAATACGACGTTCCGTTCGGACCGTTCCACCACGAATTCGTCGCCAGTGCGACCAACGACGCCGCCGATATAGCCAAACGGATGCTCGATTACGGCGTCCATCCGCCGACGACGAAGTGGCCCGAAGCCGTTGAACAAGCGCTGATGACCGAACCGACTGAAATCGAAAACAGACGAACGCTCGATCAACTCGCAAAAGCGTTCAACGCCGTTACAGCCGAGGACGAAGCAATGATCGAGACGGCACCCCAACGCACTGCTGCCCGACGGATCGATCAAGCCACTGCTGCCCGAACTCCGCGGCTGTCGTGGCAGGCGCTGGACGAACACGACGAACAGTAG
- a CDS encoding GNAT family N-acetyltransferase yields the protein MNIRTAELEDGASVRTIARRSLESSYSLSPQTIESAVTQWYDEEDIIDKLEEPDYVMLVAEREENVVGFAEGVVVESDGDGDLLWLHVDPDYRGEGVGERLYNTIYDRLMTMGASRLRGRVLRDNHSGNDFYEQHGLVKAGDERVDIDGTQYVENIYVEDEPTDIETIMGNNGDVHIDYDDAERGSVAPFFAAYNDTDRTDLYGYFCSNCDSLDIAMDAMGRAECNQCGNQRKATRWDAAYL from the coding sequence ATGAACATACGCACAGCAGAACTGGAGGATGGGGCATCAGTTCGGACGATTGCGCGGCGGTCGCTCGAATCCTCTTACTCACTCAGCCCTCAAACCATCGAAAGCGCGGTGACACAGTGGTACGACGAGGAGGACATCATCGACAAACTCGAGGAACCCGATTATGTCATGTTGGTTGCAGAACGAGAGGAAAACGTCGTTGGATTTGCGGAGGGTGTCGTCGTGGAATCGGACGGTGACGGCGATCTTCTCTGGTTGCACGTCGATCCTGACTACCGGGGTGAAGGCGTTGGAGAGCGTCTGTACAACACTATCTACGACCGATTGATGACGATGGGTGCATCGCGGCTTCGTGGACGGGTGCTCCGGGATAACCACAGTGGTAACGACTTCTACGAACAGCACGGACTCGTCAAAGCCGGCGATGAGCGGGTCGACATCGACGGTACTCAGTACGTCGAAAACATCTACGTCGAGGACGAACCCACCGATATCGAAACCATCATGGGTAACAACGGCGACGTACACATCGATTACGACGACGCAGAACGTGGCAGTGTCGCGCCGTTTTTCGCTGCTTACAACGATACGGACCGTACCGATCTCTACGGCTATTTCTGTTCGAACTGCGACAGCCTCGATATCGCTATGGACGCGATGGGCCGCGCCGAATGTAACCAGTGTGGAAATCAGCGTAAAGCGACCCGGTGGGACGCGGCGTATCTGTAG